The Ooceraea biroi isolate clonal line C1 chromosome 11, Obir_v5.4, whole genome shotgun sequence genome includes a region encoding these proteins:
- the LOC105275281 gene encoding protein Red, with translation MPETEEDMSMSVRLTNDDFRKLLMTPRASVPSATPASVPGTARDATAKTAQTPQINGGSRAELRRKKKSFYAKLKKQEEDKMAELAEKYRDRARERRDGTNQDYQAEDPMNSASAYRAVAPDLKSGMDAAERRRQMIQQSKFLGGDMEHTHLVKGLDYALLQKVRSEIEAKEYEQEQEMEKLVKPKEKTKKEPEKKDDEMQFKTKMGRNVYKTVMIMKSKQIERNELFTPGRMAYVIELDDENADVDIPTTLIRSKADVPTIDNTPTLTTNDIVINKLAQILSYLRQGSRHSKKGKKLKDGRGARGDELNDMEIHPRPPAADDSIYGDIGDYVPMVASKKDGQPREKKKSSYFDKPESNLDTDDKANAPQLPSVLQQSATAGATASATAAATDSNVLKKGALLNKLTAEPEGYAECYPGLYEMQDAIDDSDDEVDYTKMDLGNKKGPIGRWDFDTPEEYSEYMNNKEALPKAAFQYGVKMADGRRTRKYNKEKNEKAELDREWQKIQNIMNKRKPTTAVEGAPEFKVPRY, from the exons ATGCCAGAAACAGAAGAGGATATGAGTATGTCGGTTCGCCTGACGAACGACGACTTCCGGAAGCTTCTGATGACTCCTAGAGCGTCGGTACCATCAGCCACTCCAGCTTCTGTACCAGGCACAGCAAGAGATGCCACCGCCAAGACAGCACAGACTCCTCAGATCAATGGAGGTAGTCGAGCGGAGTTgcggaggaaaaagaagagctTCTACGCGAAGTTGAAGAAGCAGGAGGAGGATAAAATGGCAGAATTGGCAGAAAAGTACAGGGACCGTGCGAGGGAGCGCAGGGATGGAACTAATCAGGATTATCAAGCAGAGGATCCCATGAATAGCGCCAGTGCCTACAGAGCGGTTGCGCCAGACCTGAAATCAGGCATGGATGCCGCGGAACGTCGAAGACAGATGATCCAACAATCGAAATTCTTGGGTGGCGACATGGAGCATACTCACTTGGTCAAGGGGTTGGATTATGCTCTCCTGCAGAAG GTGCGTAGTGAGATCGAGGCTAAAGAATATGAGCAAGAGCAAGAGATGGAGAAGCTAGTAAAGCCAAAAGAGAAGACGAAGAAGGAGCCGGAGAAGAAGGATGACGAGATGCAGTTTAAGACAAAGATGGGCCGAAACGTGTACAAAACCGTCATGATTATGAAGTCCAAGCAGATCGAGAGGAACGAATTGTTCACACCGGGTCGTATGGCGTACGTGATCGAGTTGGATGACGAGAATGCCGACGTGGACATACCCACAACGCTAATCAGGAGCAAGGCGGATGTACCGACGATCGACAATACGCCAACTCTTACGACCAACGACATAGTAATCAATAAGTTGGCACAGATTCTGTCATATTTACGCCAAGGTAGCCGGCACAGCAAAAAAGGGAAGAAGCTGAAAGATgggcgcggcgcgcgcggcgaTGAACTGAATGATATGGAGATTCATCCGCGGCCACCGGCTGCCGACGATAgcatctacggagatataggCGATTATGTACCAATGGTGGCGAGCAAGAAGGACGGGCAGCCGcgcgaaaagaagaagagctCCTACTTCGACAAGCCCGAGTCTAATCTCGACACTGACGACAAGGCGAATGCGCCGCAACTGCCGAGTGTGTTGCAGCAAAGTGCGACGGCAGGGGCGACGGCCTCAGCGACTGCTGCAGCAACGGATAGCAATGTGCTGAAGAAGGGTGCATTGCTGAACAAACTGACGGCCGAGCCGGAGGGCTATGCCGAGTGTTATCCAGGTCTGTACGAGATGCAAGATGCTATTGACGATTCAGATGACGAGGTGGATTACACGAAGATGGATCTGGGTAACAAGAAGGGTCCGATTGGCCGCTGGGACTTTGACACTCCTGAAGAGTACAGCGAGTATATGAATAACAAGGAAGCCTTGCCGAAGGCAGCGTTCCAGTACGGCGTGAAAATGGCCGACGGTAGGAGAACCAGGAAATACAACAAGGAGAAGAATGAGAAGGCGGAGCTCGACCGCGAATGGCAGAAGATTCAGAACATCATGAACAAGAGAAAACCTACGACTGCAGTTGAAGGTGCGCCCGAGTTTAAAGTACCGCGATATTGA